In Bosea sp. PAMC 26642, the DNA window GAGATGTCGGACCTACCACCACGCCAGCACTGGACCGACTTGCTCATCTGGATGGGTGTGGCCGTCACCATCGCGGCATTCGCCTACCTTGGATTGGCACATCAATGGCGAGGTCCTGCCGTCGTTCCGGGCGCGGAGTGGTCATCTAGCTCACCGCGCCGCTGATGCGCGCCATCACCGCGTCTAAGAAGCACTTCACGGAGCAAAGTCTATGGCATCCATCATTGAATTAAACGGGCTGAAAGTCGGCGACCGCGTCACGCTTTCGTTCGGCTTCGTCGACCACGTGGGTAGCGGCAACTACGAGGTGCTGCGCATTCTGCCGCCGGCGGTTGATGGCGAGGTCCAGTACCGGGTGCGAGGCGACGACGGCTACGAGCGCGCTATAGGGCACCGGCAGATACTTGGCGTCGCCCACAAGCGGGCAGAGTGATCGAGGGCCTCACCGCAACGCGGACTGGCCCATCGAATTAATGGCAGCGGCGACATCGGCCACGGCCTCGTCTATCGCTTGCTGATCCATCGTTGCTTTCTCTTTCGGATTGCCAGCCTCAAACTTCATCAACGCGAGATAGATCGCATCGCCGGTCTCGTCCTGCACCTCGACCTTGAAGTCGGCATGCTCGCCATTCGGCAAGCGCTCCCGGATGATATCGACGAGCGCATTCTGCGCCTCGTCTTTCGCGGCGATGTAGTCAGGCAACTCCACCCCCTCATCGTCGGCATCGACAACCTTCCCATTGTCGGTCGTGAAATAGAACTTTGGCATAGCTCGATCTCCGGTTCGTCGTTCTGCAACCGAAGGAGCAGTCGCAAGTTCCGGGACCTGCGACGATGGAGCGCTTGCGGATTGTTTTCGCCCGTGCGCAGGCTGAATTGCTGGACCTGCGACCGACCAGTGGCTCTGCCCTGCGGTTCGATGCATGCCATTCCGAAAAATTGTCGCTGAGCCCGACGTGCTCAGCGAACTATCTGCCGCGTTTGATGCCACGTGGACCGAGATCGGCCCAAGTATCCCGCCGTTGTCGCAAGCAGCGGCTCGGGAGTATCTCGGCGCTGTCATCATGGGTATTTGGCAGCCGCTGACAACCTCGTGAGCAAGGCGCTAGTGAAATATCGGCGGGAGCCCGTATTGCCTATCATGGGCATAGAGCGCGACAAGGCCTGAGTGCCACTGACGCGGTCGGCGCGTTGCCGCCCGATAGCAAACCGCACGATCATGTCCGCATTCGATGTGCGACACTACACAGCAAAATAAGCCGACCGGCAGACGCCTCTCTCAGCAGCTTCCATATCTCTGCATAGACCGGCGGGCGCAGCGATCTCGACAAGGGACCAAGTCCAACTTTGCTGCTTCTCTACCATGCAAAGGCAGGTCGCGGCTCTGTGCCCTGCGGCCGAGCTGGCTTCTACGGCTAAGCAGGAAGCCATGATCTGATCAAACGTTGGAACGCGAGAATTTAGCAAGAGCATCAGCCCTCCGAGGCATAGGATTACGGCCAGCCCGGTAACGAGGCGGGAATGCATGCCCATTGTTTTCACCCTCTTCTGGGTAATGAAGATTGTGACGCGGCACGTTTCGTCGTTGACCTACCTTTCAGCCTCCGTCCGACCGGTTAAGAATTGGTCACGAAACCTGATAAGGGACAGGGAGATCGGGCCTGTTGCGCGCGCGGCAACGATGGCTAGGAGAGGGCAAGCGGCCTCCGGCAAATACTTCGCGTCGTTTAAAGGCGGCCAGAGTGATCGAAGGGATCACGCTATTGCCGCCGCACCCCAACTTGTCGCAGGATGAAGTGGCTGGAGTAACCAGCGATGACGAACGTGCGTCCCCATGCCTTTCCGAACACTCTTGGCCGAGCCGGACGAGCTGCTAGCTTTGTCAGCAGCCTTCGACACAGCATGGGTCCAAATTGGACCCCGGGTTCCCCGCCATTTCAGGGAAGCAGCACGAGAGCATCTCGGCGCTATCATCTTGGGGCTCTGGCAAGAGGATGGCACGGAAGAATTGGCAAGCCGCGCAATAGCAAAATACTTGGCCGATCCGCGCGATTTTACCTCTGGTCCGGACGGCTATGAGGCCTAACCAGCCACCCCCAGACCTCGCAATAGGCGACCGCGTGTTCTTGGCGCTGGACCGGAACGGTGCCGGTGAGTTTGAGATAATCCGGATTATGCCTCCGGCGGTCGATGGCGGGGCGCAATACCGCGTTAGGGGCAATGACGGCCTTGAGAGGGCAATCGGGCAACATCAGGTGCTCCGTGTGGCTTCTAGAGCTGTCGAGTGATGGTGTAACCAGTGCGTCGTCGATCATAATTCTTCAAGATATGCAGTATCCGTGCGGCGCGCATTGACAGGCTCTATTGCCGGTGGTCCACCAAAGACAGGAGGACCACAAATGACAGAAGATCAATCATCGCTGATCGAGCTCGCAGCGGGCATCGTTGCCTCGTACGTCGAGCATAATAGCGTCACCGCAGCCGACCTGCCGGAGCTGATCAAAAACACCTATGCAGCGCTCGCCAAGCTCGGAGAGCCGGCAGAAGCGGTGCCTGCTGAGGCTGCCCCGATCCCAGCCATATCGATCAGGAAGTCGGTTACCCCCGATTTCATCGTCTGCCTCGAAGACGGCAAGCGGTTCAAATCGCTGAAGCGCCACCTGATGGCGAGCTTCGACATGACCCCCGCTCAGTACCGCGCGAAGTGGGGCCTTCCGCCGGACTATCCGATGGTCGCGCCGAACTATGCCGAGCAGCGCTCGAAGCTGGCGAAGAACATGCGTCTGGGGAAAAAGCCGTCAGCGCCAGCCGCCAAGCCGACGCGTAAGAAGTCCGTCTGACACCACCCTGCTCTGCGCTCATTGAGACCATGTCCGCCTTCCCCGCGTCTATCAAGGCAACGGCGCTATCGCCGCCGCCGGGCCGCATCACGCGCGGCGGCCTTGCCCTTGTCCCACAGCGTCCAGCTGTGGCCCGTGCCCCGATCACGAGGATCGAATGGCTCGCCGCCGAATGTCGCTATGAACCATGCGGCGTCCGCTGGATCGGCGAAACAGTGCACATTCCACCAGTCCCCGTCATAGACCACGGAATGGCCACGCGGCGAGTGCGAGCGGTCCTTGCACGCCTCTTCGATCGCCTCCTGCCGGAGATACTGCTCACGGGTATCAAGCGCCCGCAGCGCGACCTGATGCGGCCATTGAACGTTGATCTGCGACGTCGACAGCTCGCCCTTGCGATAGACCATGGCAGCGTTCAGACCTCCTCGATGAAAGGAGGTCGGCGTCGGCCAAGCGTCATCACCATGCGGGAATGCTGATCGAGATCGTCTTCTACGCCGCCGGCCATGTGGGGCTGTCCATCGACCGTTACCGACGCGACAGTGCCCCCAATCGCGAGCCGGGCGCAGGCGTGCCCGCCCTCGTGCACGGCGATGCGGCGTGTTGGGGGCAGCAATGTCCGGCCGGTGACGACGGGGCCGAGAAGCGTGTCCGCCCGGCTCTCTTCTGCCGACTTGAGGCTCAGGCTGGGGCCGGGCTCGTCGTCCGCAGCGCCCACGAGCGGGCTTTCGGCGCAGCAGGAGTAGAAGGATACCTCGGTCATGCGAAGTCTCCCCGGCTCTCGTCAAACTCGACGATGAGCCGCTCGCAATTCGCGCGGATGGCATCGACGCCGGCGATCATCCGGCTGGCCATCGGCTCGTCGTAGGTCGCCGCGTACTCCTCAACGCGACCGAGCAGCTCAGCGCAAAAGAGCCGGGCGAAGGCAATGGCCTCCTCGGCCGGGACAAGCTCTGCCGCCTCGCGGGCCATGCTTGCATCGATCTGGCGGACGCGAGCCTCGGTCAGGCGCCTGTCCGCTGCGGTGCGCCCGTTTCGGGCCGGATCGCGCAAAAAATTGAGATAGCCCTGCACCACCGGCACCAGCGCGTACTGGTTGCGTTGCGCCTTTGGAAGATGACCGGCACGCACGAGCTGGCGCAGCCGCTCGGGGGTGATCGTCAGCAAAGCGGCAGCCTGCTCGGCGGAGATAGTGCCAGCTTTCGGCTCGGGATCGGGAGATGTGGCGGAGGACATCAGGAGCCTAATTCACAAAAGAGAAACGGGAATTGAGAAAGTCGAGAAACGCGCAAATTCCGGGGCCTCGGCGGCGCAGGGGAAACCAGTCGCCAGAAGGCCCCGAGGCCGGGGGGGCCTCCAGCGACAGGGCACGGACAGGGGCAGCAGCGCGGGCGACAGGGGCCGCCGCAAGGCGGGAGGCGGGCTGGCTAGCCTTGCCGAAGGACGCCGCTGTGGCGGCTCCTTAGGGCTGGTGCCCAGGGACCGCATCACCGCGTTTCCCGCGCCAGCGCGTCTCGGATCATCTTGGCAAGGTCAGCCGCCTGCGCACGCGACAACATAGCCCGCACCTGCCCGCCTGTGCCCCCGATCAGGGTCAGCGACACCGCACGCTGCCCGCTACGTGCGACATCGGGCTGGACTTGCATACGCTCGATGAGCAAGGGCATGACCATCAGCGCCCCCGACCAAGGAGCGCCGACCGGGCACCATC includes these proteins:
- a CDS encoding MucR family transcriptional regulator yields the protein MRRALTGSIAGGPPKTGGPQMTEDQSSLIELAAGIVASYVEHNSVTAADLPELIKNTYAALAKLGEPAEAVPAEAAPIPAISIRKSVTPDFIVCLEDGKRFKSLKRHLMASFDMTPAQYRAKWGLPPDYPMVAPNYAEQRSKLAKNMRLGKKPSAPAAKPTRKKSV
- a CDS encoding DUF6894 family protein translates to MPKFYFTTDNGKVVDADDEGVELPDYIAAKDEAQNALVDIIRERLPNGEHADFKVEVQDETGDAIYLALMKFEAGNPKEKATMDQQAIDEAVADVAAAINSMGQSALR